Part of the Polaribacter sp. Hel1_33_78 genome is shown below.
AATGTAAAAAGGGGGTACTTTACCATGCTATAATTTTAATATTTAAAAACCTGATCCTGGATCTGAAGGTACAGAATTGGCTTGTGCCTTTTGTGGATTTAAAATAAGATAGGTGCCTAAAGCCGTTAATGCGGCATATTTACCGTAATTTCCTATTTTTTTGATGGCTTTTTTACGTGTAATTTTTTCGTTAGGTTGCTTACTTTGTTTCATCAGAGTTGTTGTTTTATTTTAAAATTATTTTTTTATTTAAATTTCCTTCTTTGGTTTGTATTTGAACTAAATACACTCCTTTTGATAATTGAGGTAGCCTAATATCATTCATTTTTATATCTGCAGAGAAAGAAGCAGTAAAAACTGCTTTACCCAATGTATTAAACAACTTTAAACTCGCCTTACCACTTGGAAGTCCTACAACTCTTAAATTTGTATCATTTGTTGGATAAACAGCAACATGCTGCAAAATGATGTTTTCTGTTTGTAGTGCGTTGCTGGAAGTAACTATATAAAATCTTCCAATTCCATTTGCAGCTTCATTTAAAGTAATTTTCACCTCATTATTTGTGAATAGTGTAAAGGTATTTTTTACTTTATCTTCTAAGTACACCTTGGTGTCAGATGATAAATTTAAAGCACTTAAAGAAAAAGTAAGTTCTTGGTTTGCTTTTGCTTCTAAACCAATAGGTATTGCAACAGACTCCATTTCAGAAAGTGGTAGAGCTTGTTTTCCAAAAGAAATCCCTTGATTATCATCAACCAAGTGAGAATAGATTCTTAAATCAGATGATACGCCATCAAACAAACCTATATCTAAACCTGGATCTAGACTTTTAGTAGCCTCATCATAAAAATGTATTGCCGTGCTTTTTGTAGTTGCATTATTAGAAACAGATAAATTGATACTTGGTAAGTTAGTTTTGTAAAAGGTAACACCTGTTTGATGACTTTGCATTGCTTTTGTAATAGCCACTGTTGTAGATGCTAATTTTGAATTCACAAAAAATGCTTGTCCTGGTTGTATGTAACCAGTTGTTAGTGCTTCATAAGCACTTGTTGACGCGTTAAAGATATAAATAGCCTGATTTGCATCAGCTAATTTATCTGTACCACTAGTACCATTTTCAGTAATAAAAGCAGCAACATCCATATAAGAAGGATAAGAATTCCCAATTAGATTCCAATTATTTACTCCTTGGTTAATTGCTGGACTTACAGAACTTGGCATAGTACCTGTAAAACTAAAATTACCAGAGCTAACTCCTGGATTTGTATCTTTTATTAAAGCATAACCAACTCCAGTTCCAAAATTTTGTGCTGTAGCTCCTCCTTGAAAATATCTCCAATGGCCACCTTCACCTGCAATATTTGGAGAAGTTAAACTTGTGTTATCATACCAAGAAATTCCTCTATTTGTAGTAAAATCTGAACCTGATGCAATATCGTTATTTGTAATCCAAGTATCATCATATTGTTCGCCATTAACAGGACTTGAGACCAAATGCCAATTTGTATCTGAAACATTAACAATATAAGTAATGTTTCCTGTTGATGTTCCAGTTACTTTTAGAGAACCACCAGCATTTAAGGTTAAAGAACCTGCACCATTAACAGTTAAATTATTTGTATTGGCGCCAGTTGTTGACGAAATCACTGCATTTTGACTTGCAGGGATTGTTACATTTGTAGTTGCATTTGGCACATCAACATCCCAATTAGAAGTTGTAGACCAATTTGAATCTGTGGTTCCAGTAAAATTTGCAAAATTTGTTAACTGTATCCAATCTCCAGGAAATTGAGCATTTAAGTAATTAAAACTACTATCACTTAACGTAATTTTAATTCTATACACAGTTTGTACTCCATCAGAACCATTTGGTAAATTATAAAAAGGAATTGTACTTGTAGGAATTACTAGGGAAAATGAACCTGCTACACTAGTTCCTGCTGGGGCAGGATTTAAATCTGCACTTGCAACAGTAGAAATACTTGTCCAATTTTGTTGCTGATTTTCTATAGCACAATAGATATAACCAGATGCTCCAATTGTATATTCATAATCTACTTGAATGGTATTACCAATTAAGCCTTTGGTTAACGTTGCTGATGTAAAAGAAATGGATTGTGCATTTGTAATCGATACAAAAACTATAGCAAATAGTAATATTATTTTTTTCTTAATCATCATCTTATTGCTTTATAAATTTTATGTTTTTTGAAGCATTTTCTGATTGAATTTTTAAAATATAAACACCAGTTTTTAAGTTTGAAACATCAATTTTACTATCAATTAAATTTGATGTAAATACTTCTTTACCTAACAAATTTGTGATTTTTATATTAGAAATATTCAAGCTGTTTTCACTTTTTATAAACAGATTATTTTGGGCAGGGTTTGGATATATTTTTACATTATTCAAAAAATCATCATTTACACTTGCAGTAGAAGCTGTTAAATTAATTTGTGTTGCAGGATATTGACCTGCTAACCAAGTACTTTGATCTGGGGTTTGTTTTAACTCAATATTAATTTTATAATTTAAGTTTCCTGTTAAGTCTGCTGTTGGAGTTGTTCCTTCAGGAATTGCTAAATCAAAAGAGCCTGTTACATCTGTTCCTGCAACAGCATTTGCCAATTCTACACCCACAACTTCTGCTGTCCAAGTCCAATCATCTAACAAATTAATAGCACAATAAATGTAACCATCTGCTGCTATTGTATATTTATAATCTACTTTAACTGTACTACCAATTTCTGCAGTTGTTAATTCTGCCGATGTAAATTCAATGGATTGTGCATTGATAAAAGTTGATACTAATAATGCGATAAAAAGTAATTTTGTTTTCATAATTTATGGTTTTTATTAATTTGTGTTTACGTTTTTTTATAAAAAGAGAGTTTCCTAAAAGGTTTCCCTCTTTTTGTTTACTAATTCAAATAAAGTGCTGTTTATTAAATACTATTCTTAATCATTTCTGACCAGATTTCATACCCTTTTTCATTTAAATGAACACCATCAGTAGAAAAATCCATATTCATTTTCCCATTCAGCAATACAAAACGTTGATGAAGATTTATGAATGTAAATGGTTTTTCAAATGATGAATTTTCTAATGCAGCATTCAAATCTTTAATTTTAGGAATTAAATTGTCTGTAGTTGTTGGTAAAACAGTTTGAACAAAAATTTGGGTATTTGGACTTTTTGTGTTGATTTCAGCCACAATTTTTAAAATATTTTCGTGGATTTTTTCAACAGCATCAGGATTATGAAACAAATCATTTATCCCTATTAAAAGAAATACTTTTTCTGGTTTATAAAAAGTTATCTCATTTAATCTAGCTAAAATACCTTCTGTTGTATCACCAGCGATTCCTCTGTTTTTTGCTTTGGAATTATCAACTTTTGATGCCCAGTCTTCACCTTGTTCTGTAATACTATTTCCAATAAATACAATATCACCTGTTTCTAAAGGATTTGCTTTGAATTCTGCAATTCTTTTTGGGTAATGTGTTTTTGTCCAATTAGTATGATTAGAAATTACAATATCATCTAATGGATATAAATTATCAGGTATTACAACTTCTTCTACTTCAATGATGTTTTCTTCATTGTTTTGACTGCAAGAATTTAAAGACAATATCAGCAAAAAGATAAAAGAAGGTTTTAGTATATAGTTTTTCATTTCTGTTTTTAATTTAGTGTGATTGTTTTATCAACAGCGTTTATAGTTAGTGTGTAAGTTCCAGCAGTTCCTAAAAAATTAAAGTTAGAATCGCCACCACCATCATCTTCAAAATTAGAATCGATTGTAAAACCTTGATCTATGTAATAAGCGAAGTTATTATCAGTATCGTACGTTCCAAAGGTTTGGAAAAATCTAAAGATTTCATTAGATAGTGTAATTGATGCAGACCAAATGTCTGGCGTGTTTTCAACAAATTCAACTGTATCTGAACTAAAAGCCCAGCCTCCAGGAACAGCTCCCCCAACTGCCCAAAGAGAGCTAGATTCTTTTAGATCAATGATTTTATTTTTATTGTCTATAGTAATTGTATAAATACCAGGTGTTCCATTAAAATTAAAGTTATCACCAGCAGGTACATTTTCTAATCTTGCATCTATGGCATACCCACGATCTTCATAGTAAGTGTAATCTTGACCAGAATTCCAATCTCCAATAGTGGTAAAAAATCTAAAATGTGCATTGCCTAAGCGCACCTTTACCTTTAACACATTTGCTTCACAAGGCATTTCAAATCCCGGAAAATTCCAACCCATATCAGTGATGCCTTCACCTAATACATAAAGGGCATCACAAGAGCCTGTATCTGTTATTTCTATCCAAGTAAAATTGATGGTCTCAAAATCTGATAAAGTTTCTAAGGCATCTGCAGTGCCAACAGTTGCTTTTACACGTATAAACATTTGCCCGGTATTATTTGGTAGTCCAGCGCTATCTGTAGTGCTAGGATCTCCATCTAAATCCAATTGATTGGCGTAGTCTAAAAGATTTGAAATTAATATTGGGTAGTTATTTTGGTTGGTAGTGCCAATAACATCAAATGATGTAAAACTAGCATCTAAAGCACCATGAATTTCATAAGTAACATTGGTGGCTGTACCAAAGTCTGCAGCATCCCATATAATACGGTCTGCAATATTATCTTTTGTTTCATTAGAAATAAGATAATTAGCGGCAAAAACACTTTTAATTTCAATACCATCAATATCAGCTTGAGCAACAAATATGGGTGAGTTTTCCTCTTCACAAGAAAACATAGAAATGATAAGAATAAATGCAAATGATTGTAATAATATTTTTTTCATTGTAGTATAATTTGTTTTTAATAACCTGAATTTTGTTTAAGATTAGGGTTTGAGGCTAAACTTGCACTTGGTATTGGAAAAACACTTCTAGTTGTTGCTAGTGGAATTCCTGAAACGGAGTTGCCTTTCCAAGACCAATTATAACTACCTCCGGTATATTTATTAAACCTAATAAGGTCTTGTCTTCTATGTCCTTCCCAATGGAGTTCTACCAAACGTTCATTTAAAATTAAGTCTAAATCTAAGTCTGTTGCTGTAATGGTGTTGTTGTTATTTGCTCTAAGTCTTAGTCTGTTTATAAAATCAACTGCAATATCTAGAGAGCCGCCGCCACCTCTTAAATAGGCTTCTGCATACATTAGGTACACGTCTGCCAATCTAAACATTGGAAAATCTGTGTCAACAATTTCATTGGCACTACCATTTGTGCCTAAACTTGTTTTATTAGACCATTTGCCAAGTATATAGCCAGTACCGTTATTGCCAATACTTGTAATTTCTATGGGTCTATTTTCACTAATGCTTGTGTTTCTATTGTCTACACTGTAAACGGTGCTTTCTAATACTTCAGAAAATTGACGTGATATGCGCAGTGCACCACCCCAACATCCATTAATTACTATTAAAGGATCATTAGAAGCCCCTAAAGAAGCACCACCTCTAATTCTTATGGTAGAACCGGAACCTGGCGCGCCACCCGTATTTATGGTTAAACCTGCAACTTTACCATTTAGTAAGTTTTCTGCGGTGGTAATATTACCCTTGTTAAAATCTTTTGCGGTTAATGCAGTTACTGCACCTGTAGCATCTTTTACAGTGGTAGACCCATAGCCAATAATTACAATTTCGTCTAGTTTTTGTGCATCTTCATTAAGGGTTATATTTAGCCGAGAAGTTGTTGCTAATATTTCTTTGATTTTGTACCCTAAATAAGAAAATACTAATGTTTTGTTTTTAGCTACTGTTATTTGATAAGTGCCATCAAACGCTGAGATATTTCCTGTTGATGATCCTTTAACTAAAATACTTACTCCCGGAAGCGGTTCATTTGTTTTTGCATCTGTAATTACTCCTTTTACCAAAATTTTTTGTGAATAACCAAACAGTGAAACACAAAAAAGAACCATTATTACGAGTTGCTTTTTAAAGGTTTGTAATTTATTGGATGTAAAAATCCTCATAATGTTTTTGAATTTGTGTAAATTGATATGATCAAGAAGCTGATATAGCACTGCTCATTTTGGCTTGCAAATTCGTAGTTATCACAAAATAACAAAGGGGTCAAAATCGTTAAATAGGGGTAAGAATCTCGCAAAATGTTACAGAATAGCTAATGTTTGAGATAATTTGCTGTAGTATTAATTTTTTAATGAGATTTCTAATAAACTTTTGGTGTTGTAATGCCTCAATAAAAAATAAATAGTTTTTTTACTTTATGTAATTGTGGTACATATTTTATTGGTAAAAGGGTAGCATTATATATAGGTATAAAGTAATGTACTGAAGATAAAATAAAGTTACTTTATGCAAGGGTTTAAGCATTTACCTAATTATTGTTTTAGTAGCTTATTTGGCGCTCATCTTTATAAAAACACTTTTATCTTTGAAGTTAGTGTTCATGTTTGTGCAAGTCTACGTGATAAAAAGTAGGCATAACTTGGGAAATTATATCCTAAAAATACTTTTTTACAGTTTTTAATAGCTCTCAATTTATATTAAAATCCTTTAGATTGTTAGGTTAAATTATGGTTTAATATGGCCATACTTTCTAAAATTTATGTATCTTTCTTTTGAAAGCAATCTGCAGCAAAAAACCTTTCTTTTTATAGGTTTTGTAAAAATACTACAACTTTTATAAATTTATACTAGTATATTTAGTAGAATATACTATTACTTTTAGTAAAATATACTAGTATATTTACAAAATAGATACTGACGCGTGTTGCAAAACATACTATAATTTGTTTAAATAGATACTGAAGTTTGTAGTAACTTCTTCTGTACCTCCCATAGCACCAAAACAAGGTTAAACGCAAATTGTTAACAACTATAATGTTTTAGCCCTTTTAGATACAATTTGTAGTTTAAAACGATGCTGTTTTTACCAGGCAATTTGGTAAAAAGTATACTTATATGTAACGGCTGTATTGTGCAAAGCGCTTTGGAGTGTAGTTTGATGTATATATACTTTTATAAAGGGCATGGTTAAGTTTTGTATTGGTTTAATAATGTAAACATTATTTTATAGGATAATGCCTTGGTTTTTAAAAAGTAATTACAATAGCATATAAAAAAAAGCGAAGTTTTTTAAGACTTCGCTTTTTTATGGATATCACAAATTGTAAAGAGGTTTAGAATAATTTTACATTTATTCTATAATTAACTTTTTATTTGTTGTTTTACCATTACTATTTACTTGTAAAATATAAACACCAGTTTTAAGCTGTAAACCTTCACCAATTTTTATGGTACGTGCACCTATTTGGTTAGAAAGCTGTTCTTTGTAAATACTTTTGCCAAGAACATCAAACAGTTCTAGTGTTACCAAACTACTCTCTTTAGTTGATATACGTATATTAAAAACACCACTTTTACTTGGGTTTGGATATACATGAATATCATTGTCTAACGCCATCTTATCTGTGTTAAGTGCTGTTCTTGATTGATTAGTATTAGTATTCAAAGTTACAGTTCCATCATAAACCTCAGTACCTAAAGGCGTAGTGTCCTTTGGGTTATTGGTTACAATAACTTGTATCTTAGATGGCTCATTTTCAAATTGGTGTAATCTAAGAATAACCATTCTACCTGCTTTTAAATGATGGAAAAATTCTTGTTTCTCTCTCATAACACCATCAAAACCTGGTATTATTTTACTGCCATCTATTCCATTTACTGCTATATGATAATCATGAGCTGTAACACCTGATGCTTTGTAAGCAGTTCCTATGTGATTAAGATCAAACATTTTATTGATGTCATAAACAGTTTTAATATTCCATCTGGTTTTATAGCCGTGTACTCCTTTTTGCGCAATCCAAGGCAAACGGACTTGCCAAGGCTCATAAAGTGAGCTATCGTTATTATTTAAATCCTCTATTTTAGGATCATCTTCTGTATTAAAAGCATGTATTTTATCAGTATTGACAAAAAATGGTATTTCAGGAGATTGTGGGACATTATCTAGGTGGCGAATCCAATTTTTAGGAAACCATTTTTCTAAATTAGGGTCCTTTTTACTATCGAAATGATAGAATAAAAAATGGTTTTTATTCAAATTAGCTCCAAATTCATCTTTAATTGTCCAATCAAAACGGGCATCAAAATTATTTTGTGGTGAAAATCGTTTATGCTCACCAACTTCAACTCCATCAACCTTGAATCTTGGTCCTGTTTTGGTATTTATAGAAGTTGTGAGATCATGAGCACCGTATGTATATGTACTCAAAATATCTTGAATTGCTAAAATTTTATAATCGTCTTTTGTAGTTGAACCCATATGGTCTCCTTTTATTGATTTTAGTACTTCAAATTGATTATCATTTAAAGGATAATAATTTACAACACCTAAATTCTGGCCAGCAGTACTAATTATTTGATCTACTTTACTGTTAGTATTTCTAACTTTAATTTTTACAATAATTTTACTGGTTTCATTAAATTCTGCTTTTACATAATAAGTCCCATACGGTTGTTGCTCAAAAAGACAATGTTTACCAGTGCTTATTTGTTCTGCATTATTAAATTCTAAATTATCGGCTTTATACCATTTTATATAAGAATCTCCGCCAACATTCTTTAGTTCATTATCTGTTATTCGTTTACTCAATCTACGTTCAGATAAATACCAATCTGGTTCATAATGTGTAAAACTATGTGGGTCAGCATCTAAAACGGACAAGGTTACACTCTCTTGTTCACTCAACGCATATGTTCTAACTACATTATGGTCTTCATATCCATAATTTAATCCATAATCATCTTTCAGTTGATCGCTCTGGCTGCTTAAAAACCAACGATTTCCATTTCCTTTTTGTTCTGATAGTCTTACTTTTCCTTTAAATATTCCAACATTATTTGCTTTGAAAATTTCTGTAGGATTATGGCTAAAATCCTTAGAATTGTTTTCGTTCGGTGCAAAAATAAAACGCAAGTCTACATCTATTAATTCTTTACCTGCAATAATAACAGGTGTTCCTTTAGTTTTATTACGGGTATATTGCAATGTTATTTCATGATAGCCGCCTCCGCTAAATTTATCAATAATAAAATCGTTATTTTCATAATATACTTGTTTTCTTTTAGTAGTTATAAATCCATTATTATCTTCGTGGGTATATACCAATTCAAACTTTCCAGGAACATCATTAATATGAGGTAGATTATTTACTGAATAAATAACATTCGTCTGATGCCTTGCAACAAAAGAGGGACCATTTATTATGCCATAAAAATTTATTTTTGGATCTTTTCTATGATCTTCGGTTAATTGATTATAAACAACACCATGTTTTTTACCTTCGAGAGGTGATAAAACAGCAATTTTTATTGTCTCATTGTAATCATTGTTTGGATGAATCAATTCTAATTCTGAAGAATTATGAAATACAGGTTTATTATTAGCACTTGGACTATAAACAATTGGTCTTTTATGATTAAACATATTTTGCTCTGTCCTGTAATCAAAAGTTTCATTATCTATAGATTCAGTACTGTTTTTATGGATATATAAATTTTTATCCATAATTTCAGTTAGCTCGAAATCATAATACTCGTTAGGATCAATAAACTCACCTATTTTATTTATACTTTGTTGTAAGCTGTAATTGATATCACCAGGATGATTAGGTTCAAGTTTTTTCCACTCATCACCAGTTACATAGGTAAAATTAGTATTGCTAGGTATATTTTCACCAGAGATTTTTGATTGAGCAAAGTTTTTATAAATTAATTCATCTGGATCTAAACCGGCTACTCCTTTTTTACCTTCTTCATAAGCCTTTAAAATCTCTACATTTAAACCTTCCTTTTGGTTGTTTCTTTGTTTGGGTAAAACCGCAAGGTCTCCAGAAAATTTATTTTTATTGGGAAAACCTTCTGCTAAATCAAAATCGCTTTTTAATTTATAAGCAGATAAAGGTTCATTGTTACTAGGAGAATTGTTGTAAAGATGATCTCTTCGTGAATTTGCAATCCAAGATATGGTGTATTCTCCTTGGTTTTCTGAAAATGTAGGGTATTTATGATTGCCATTGGCCCAACTTTCTGGATAGCTTCTCATTTTTACACCATGTACATTACTGTCGTAGAAAAGAAATGGCTTATGAGCACCTTGTTTTACAGCATTTGACATAAAGAGACTTTCACCTGCATAACGTTGTATGGCAAGATCTGTAAGACCTTCTAATCTATCAAAGCCAACATTAGATTTAAAGACAACTGAATCTCCTTCAAAAACAACAATATCATCATTTGGGTAATAGGTGTGTTCTGGAGTTGTATTACCTCTATATACTTCAATTGAATATAATGGTTCGGTACCTTCAAAATCTTCTTTAGTTAATTCTTTTACTCCCGGTATTTTTATACCTATAATGTCATCTAATGTAGCACCATCACTGAATGTAAGTTTTATAGTTACATCCATATCGGTTTTAATTTCTCCCATTATGTGCCAATCTCCTTGACCGTCATATGAAAATTTAGTATCTCTATTTTTTACTGCTTTTTTAAAGAATTTTAAATCGTTACTATTAACAGTTCTGAAGTACAAATCCTCGCACCGAGAAAATAGATCATGAGTACACCACCAGACATCTTTTTTTAAGTATGTGTAGCCCGTATTGTTATAATTTCCGTTTGGATTTCCAGTAGCTTTAAATCCATACATAAAAGAAGAATCAGGTGCAGCGTGATTATCTTCATATTCTAGACTATCAAAGACATCTACTTGTATAGTTCCTGTACCTGTTTTGTTAATTCCAAATTGGCTGTTTTTATTAAATTTTAAGCCTTTCTTAATATTTAATTCCTGGGTTGTTGTTTTTTGTTGCCCTAAGCAGAAATTGCAGACACAACAACAAAATAAATAGGCTATTATTTTAATATTTTTCATCATATTATGTTTTAATAGTTATTATTTATTTGCTTGTTCTAACTTTTCTAAACGTTTAGAGAGCTTTTCAATTAATTTATTTTGAGCTTCGATTTGCTTTTCTTGTGCAATGGTATGCAGGGTTAATTCTTCTATAGTTTTTACAACGCGCTTGGTCATGTCTTTTACGGTGAAGCCATTTTCTTCTACTTCTTTAGCAGAAGGCATGGTGTGTAAATGCCCATTTTCTTTTATGTTTTTTTCTACATTAGCAAGACTTGGTAATTTGTAATCATTATAAAAAACATAATCTGGCCATTCTGTTAATTCAGCAAGAGCAAAATCGGTACTTACAATACCCTCTTCTACCCAAAGCAAGTAGTCTCTGTAGTTATCTTTTGTTGTAGAACCAAAACCTTCTTCGGTACCATTTTCTTCAGATATATAAACACGTCCATCAAAATGTGCTAGTGCGCCTTCAATTTTTTTATCGGTCCCTACTGTAAGGCTAGCAACATCTATACTACCTTTTAATTTCATATTTCCTTTTGTGTTTAATGCGGCAACTGGCGTTTTATGATAGACACCCCAAACCCAGCCCCTATTGCTATGGTCGGTCATATTCGTTTTAATAGCATAACTAGTAACAGGGCCATAGGAGTAATAATCGCCTGTTCCCATATGTATTTTGTATGCAGAACTATTCCAAAATTTAAGACCTATACCATTTCCTGGTTTCAAACTTATATCTTTATTTGATTTAATTCCACCATAAACTTCTAATCTTCCATCCCAATTAAGTTCCATTCTCCGATTACCATAATTAGTATGGTCTGTATTATCAGCAAATCTAAAATCTAGTTTATTTCCATTTTTTACAAAAAGCCAAGCAGAGTTTGCATCTTGAACCCTTAAAGCTGATTTGTTATTGCTGTTGTCGTCATTTATAATCCAAGTGTCTTTTTTGGTACCATCCCTGTCACCATAAGATTGTGCATATAATATACTCTGTGTTAAAAACAGTAAAATGACCCATAAAGAAGTGTTTTTTAGTTTTAGTAATAATTCAATTATAGAATTTTTGTTTTTTGCATTTTGGGGGAATCTCAAATTGTTTTGTTTTAAATTCATGTTTACAATGTTTTATAATTAGAACACAAATAAATGTTAAATTCATGTTAACCAAGGGTGTGATATTCGTTTAATAAGGTAGTTAAAATCGTATATTTTAATAATTGTATAATATTTTTATGGATTTTTTTGTATTTTAATATTAAACTGGTTAGGTAATTTGTAACTTAATATCAAAGTAGCTTTTAATTTGTGTTTATAATAAATACATGGAGGTTGGTAAAAATATCTATTTTAATTTTTAAAGTTTTTTAATGTAAACTGTATGAATAGGTTTTATTCTTTTTACCTCAAAAAAATATACTCTCTAGTTTATATAATTTATAAAGCGGCGTTTCTTATTGGTATAAACTAGGTAAGGGAATTGCCTTGCAATTGTATAGTTTATTATGATAGGCCCTTAAAAATTATTTTTTTAGATAGTAAGAAGGATTTTGTTTGAACTTGTTTTTAAAGAGCTTACTAAAATATCTTCTGTCTGAGTACCCCACTTTATAACAAGTATCTGCTATAGAATAGCCCATTTCTTCTATGAGCTGTTTGGCTATAGATAACCTATAGTCTCTAATAAATTCTGTATACGTAAGCCCAGTTAAAGATTTAATTTTTTTGTACATCGCAGAATGACTCATATGAAGTTGTTTTGCTATAATAGGGGCTTTTACATTGTTGGTTTCTAAGTTTTTTTCTAAAATTAGATATAAGCGCTCTAAAAAGATTTGATCTTTTGAGTTTACTGTAACTTCTTTTGGGTTTAATAAATTGTTTGAAACAAATTTTTCTTTTAAGAGTTTTCTGCCTTTTAAAAGGTTTTTAATTCTGCTTTTTAAGAGATCTTCATTGTAAGGTTTTGTAATGTATGCATCTGCGCCAGTTTCAATGCCTTCTTTTTTGGCTTCAGATGTGGTTTTTGCTGTTAATATTATTATAGGTATGTGGCTTGTGGTAGTGTTAGATTTTATAATTTTTGTGAGTTCTATACCATCCATTTCGGGCATCATTACATCAGTTATAATAAGATTAGGAAAAGAGGTGTTTGCCAATTTTAGCCCTTCTACGCCGTTGTAGGCTTGTTTTATAACATAATCTTCTTCCTCTAAAATTTCTTTTAAAGATTCTTGAATTTCAATATTATCTTCAACAATTAAAATAGTTTCCTGCTTATTTTTCCTTTCTAAAATTTTCTTTTGCAATAAATTTTCTGATTGCTCTTCTTCAGGATTTTCGTCATTTATACTCAAATTAAAATGCTTATTTCCTTTTAATAATCTTACTTCAAAAGAACTTCCTTTTTTAAATTGACTTGTTACAATTATTTTTCCTTTATGTAATTCTATAATGTCTTTAACTATAGACAAGCCTAAACCAAAACCTTTGTTATTTTGTGTATGAGTATATTTTACTTGATAAAATCGGTTGAATATTTTTTCTTTATCATTTGCAGATAAACCAATACCTGTATCGTTTACATATATTGTAATTTCATTTAATGATGTTTCAATCTTAAGATCAATTGATCCACCATCATCTGTAAATTTAAAAGCGTTTGAAAGCAAGTTAAAAATAACTTTTTCGAGTTGGTTTTTATCAAACCATAAAGGAATTTTTTTCTCGTTACTTTTAAAACGATATTTTATATCTCTGTCTGAAGCGATATCTTCAAAAGATAAAAAAATTTCTCTTGTAAATGAAACAAAATCAGATGTTGTTACATTTAAAACAACATCATTCGTTTCTAGTTTTCTAACATCTAATAACTCATTTACTAGTCTTAATAATAAATTGCTATTTCTTCTAATGGTATGCGAAGCCTTTATTTGTCTTTTATCTTTTTCTTTATTAGGATTGGTATCAAACAATCGGTTAATAGAACTTAAGATTAAAGTAACAGGTGTTCTAATTT
Proteins encoded:
- a CDS encoding T9SS type A sorting domain-containing protein, yielding MMKNIKIIAYLFCCCVCNFCLGQQKTTTQELNIKKGLKFNKNSQFGINKTGTGTIQVDVFDSLEYEDNHAAPDSSFMYGFKATGNPNGNYNNTGYTYLKKDVWWCTHDLFSRCEDLYFRTVNSNDLKFFKKAVKNRDTKFSYDGQGDWHIMGEIKTDMDVTIKLTFSDGATLDDIIGIKIPGVKELTKEDFEGTEPLYSIEVYRGNTTPEHTYYPNDDIVVFEGDSVVFKSNVGFDRLEGLTDLAIQRYAGESLFMSNAVKQGAHKPFLFYDSNVHGVKMRSYPESWANGNHKYPTFSENQGEYTISWIANSRRDHLYNNSPSNNEPLSAYKLKSDFDLAEGFPNKNKFSGDLAVLPKQRNNQKEGLNVEILKAYEEGKKGVAGLDPDELIYKNFAQSKISGENIPSNTNFTYVTGDEWKKLEPNHPGDINYSLQQSINKIGEFIDPNEYYDFELTEIMDKNLYIHKNSTESIDNETFDYRTEQNMFNHKRPIVYSPSANNKPVFHNSSELELIHPNNDYNETIKIAVLSPLEGKKHGVVYNQLTEDHRKDPKINFYGIINGPSFVARHQTNVIYSVNNLPHINDVPGKFELVYTHEDNNGFITTKRKQVYYENNDFIIDKFSGGGYHEITLQYTRNKTKGTPVIIAGKELIDVDLRFIFAPNENNSKDFSHNPTEIFKANNVGIFKGKVRLSEQKGNGNRWFLSSQSDQLKDDYGLNYGYEDHNVVRTYALSEQESVTLSVLDADPHSFTHYEPDWYLSERRLSKRITDNELKNVGGDSYIKWYKADNLEFNNAEQISTGKHCLFEQQPYGTYYVKAEFNETSKIIVKIKVRNTNSKVDQIISTAGQNLGVVNYYPLNDNQFEVLKSIKGDHMGSTTKDDYKILAIQDILSTYTYGAHDLTTSINTKTGPRFKVDGVEVGEHKRFSPQNNFDARFDWTIKDEFGANLNKNHFLFYHFDSKKDPNLEKWFPKNWIRHLDNVPQSPEIPFFVNTDKIHAFNTEDDPKIEDLNNNDSSLYEPWQVRLPWIAQKGVHGYKTRWNIKTVYDINKMFDLNHIGTAYKASGVTAHDYHIAVNGIDGSKIIPGFDGVMREKQEFFHHLKAGRMVILRLHQFENEPSKIQVIVTNNPKDTTPLGTEVYDGTVTLNTNTNQSRTALNTDKMALDNDIHVYPNPSKSGVFNIRISTKESSLVTLELFDVLGKSIYKEQLSNQIGARTIKIGEGLQLKTGVYILQVNSNGKTTNKKLIIE